The Nitrospiraceae bacterium genome includes a window with the following:
- a CDS encoding DUF3015 domain-containing protein: MKKLLMVVGALMFVSQAGLAMAANPDTGPGCGLGKLAWADFKNQKNIAPQVMMATTNGSFGSGTFGISSGTSGCTNDGQVWADQRTTMFALLNFENLTQEMAQGKGEHLASLATLMGIPEEHHQAFFSLTQERYTSLVQTGETSSVALVKALNDAVSQNPVLAQAVTR, translated from the coding sequence ATGAAGAAGCTTCTTATGGTGGTAGGGGCATTGATGTTCGTCTCGCAGGCAGGGTTGGCCATGGCTGCCAATCCCGATACGGGGCCGGGGTGCGGTTTGGGCAAGCTGGCCTGGGCCGATTTCAAGAATCAAAAGAATATCGCGCCGCAGGTGATGATGGCGACCACCAACGGCAGTTTCGGCAGCGGGACTTTCGGCATCAGTTCCGGGACCTCCGGTTGTACGAACGACGGACAGGTGTGGGCCGACCAAAGGACCACGATGTTCGCGCTGCTGAATTTTGAAAACCTCACGCAGGAAATGGCGCAGGGGAAGGGAGAGCACCTTGCTTCCTTGGCGACGCTCATGGGCATTCCCGAAGAGCATCACCAGGCGTTCTTTTCGCTGACGCAGGAGCGCTATACGTCGCTGGTACAGACCGGCGAGACGTCATCCGTTGCGCTGGTGAAGGCGTTGAACGATGCCGTGAGCCAGAATCCCGTCCTTGCTCAAGCGGTCACTCGCTAA
- a CDS encoding DUF4105 domain-containing protein yields the protein MHLFLTFLILLLSASVVWGEERVTPYQDRLIEEATARRLADQREWRLLLHYRDGWFGGIESEQDDPGFFLSPNGKRDPEAELAATLKQFFSEESVGRSKQPAQCAFIARYAWLSEQLQFDPAQLKPLSCERFNRWFAEFHAKSISLIFPAAFLNNPASMFGHTFLRIDQEGQTPQTRLLAYTINYAAEVEAGSDLLYPIRGIFGGYRGLFSTIPYYLKVQEYRDIENRDIWEYQLNFTETQVRRLLMHAWEMGNASFDYFFFKENCSYHLLALLDYADPSLHLTDHFVLWTVPADTVRLLSAQPGLVADRVYRPSRVTLIRRKRERLGDEEFGLVKQLVDDPAALKSETLTSLQPARQAFVLDVASDYLRYRSENDPDRSPLYRDRNRQILTARSGLRIPSEDIEIAPFARQPELGHATSRAAVGGGWRNNDTFEELTVRAGYHDLLDAEPGYTPDAQLELVSLTLRHYDRADQARIERATLANIMSLSPMDRLFHSPSWKLNIGLQTIRHGDCKLCSNGVASGGIGVATETHVVRREVYFAFAEVEANYSKAYEERHRVGGGASAGMYADLAERWRFMVTGTYLRYALGDKSDDVRWTVGQRWTLATNWALRLEYSHRDHDNDVLFSLQSFF from the coding sequence GTGCATCTTTTCCTCACGTTCCTGATCCTCCTCCTGTCCGCCTCCGTCGTGTGGGGTGAGGAACGGGTGACCCCCTATCAAGACCGATTGATCGAGGAAGCGACCGCGCGTCGTCTGGCGGATCAGCGGGAATGGCGCCTGCTCCTGCATTATCGAGATGGCTGGTTCGGCGGAATCGAAAGCGAGCAGGACGATCCTGGGTTTTTCCTCTCGCCGAACGGGAAACGGGATCCGGAAGCCGAACTTGCCGCGACGTTGAAGCAGTTTTTCAGCGAGGAGTCGGTCGGCCGTTCGAAGCAACCGGCCCAGTGCGCGTTCATCGCCCGGTATGCGTGGTTGAGCGAGCAACTGCAGTTCGATCCGGCTCAGCTGAAGCCGCTTTCCTGTGAGCGGTTCAATCGCTGGTTCGCCGAGTTTCATGCGAAATCCATTTCCCTGATCTTTCCCGCCGCCTTTCTGAACAATCCGGCATCGATGTTCGGGCACACCTTTCTCCGGATCGATCAGGAAGGCCAGACCCCGCAGACCAGGTTGCTGGCGTACACCATCAATTACGCGGCTGAGGTGGAAGCAGGGTCCGACCTCCTGTATCCGATCCGCGGCATCTTCGGCGGCTATCGGGGGCTCTTTTCGACGATTCCCTATTACTTAAAGGTACAGGAGTACCGGGATATCGAGAACCGGGATATCTGGGAGTATCAGCTCAACTTTACGGAAACCCAAGTTCGGCGTCTCCTGATGCATGCGTGGGAAATGGGCAATGCGTCGTTCGATTATTTCTTCTTCAAGGAGAATTGCTCCTATCACCTATTGGCGTTGCTGGACTATGCGGATCCGTCCCTGCATCTGACGGACCACTTCGTCTTATGGACCGTGCCGGCCGATACGGTCCGACTTCTGTCGGCTCAGCCGGGTTTGGTGGCCGATCGGGTTTACCGGCCGTCCCGGGTGACCCTGATTCGACGGAAACGGGAACGATTGGGAGACGAAGAGTTCGGCTTGGTCAAGCAGCTGGTGGATGATCCGGCGGCGCTGAAGTCCGAGACGCTGACTTCACTGCAACCGGCGCGGCAGGCCTTTGTGTTGGACGTGGCCTCGGATTATTTGCGGTACCGGAGCGAAAACGATCCCGATCGCAGTCCCCTGTATCGTGATCGCAATCGGCAGATTTTGACGGCGCGCAGCGGACTGCGCATTCCCTCGGAGGACATCGAGATCGCCCCGTTCGCTAGGCAGCCTGAATTGGGACATGCCACCTCGCGCGCGGCAGTCGGGGGCGGATGGCGCAATAACGACACCTTTGAAGAACTCACCGTCCGTGCCGGCTATCACGACTTGTTGGACGCTGAACCAGGCTATACCCCGGATGCTCAATTGGAGCTGGTCTCGCTGACCCTGCGCCATTACGACAGGGCCGACCAGGCGCGGATCGAACGGGCGACCCTTGCGAACATCATGTCGCTTTCGCCGATGGATCGACTGTTTCATTCCCCGTCCTGGAAGCTGAATATCGGTCTGCAGACCATTCGGCATGGCGACTGCAAGCTCTGCAGCAACGGCGTGGCATCAGGGGGGATCGGGGTGGCGACTGAAACGCATGTGGTCAGACGCGAAGTGTACTTTGCGTTTGCCGAAGTGGAAGCTAATTACAGCAAGGCCTACGAGGAGCGCCATCGTGTCGGGGGCGGCGCATCCGCCGGCATGTATGCCGATCTGGCGGAACGGTGGCGATTCATGGTGACGGGTACGTATCTTCGATATGCCTTGGGAGACAAGTCGGACGATGTTCGCTGGACGGTGGGGCAGCGTTGGACACTGGCGACGAATTGGGCGTTGCGCCTGGAATATAGCCACCGGGACCACGACAACGACGTGCTGTTTTCCCTGCAATCGTTTTTTTGA
- a CDS encoding TRL-like family protein, whose product MRKFTVLCSLSLITAAYLSLTGCQIVASPMAGGIYNETKYGDVATTHNTATKEGKACGQSILGWVATGDASVSAAKAAGGITTVASVDHSAKNILGIIGEWCTIVKGS is encoded by the coding sequence ATGAGGAAGTTTACCGTTCTGTGTTCTCTGAGCCTGATCACTGCTGCGTACCTCAGCCTCACCGGCTGCCAGATCGTAGCGTCCCCGATGGCGGGCGGAATCTACAACGAAACCAAGTACGGCGATGTGGCTACGACCCACAACACGGCCACGAAGGAAGGCAAGGCCTGCGGTCAGTCGATCCTCGGCTGGGTTGCCACGGGTGACGCGAGCGTCTCGGCGGCGAAAGCGGCCGGCGGCATCACCACGGTGGCTTCGGTCGATCACTCGGCGAAGAACATCCTCGGGATCATCGGCGAATGGTGCACGATCGTTAAGGGCAGCTGA
- a CDS encoding porin family protein, with protein sequence MWLVACAAGLLLLLGFPPTGLTAEFGDIELSAYALGSWPRDNGIFNQGSTVDVSIKQGFGAGLKAGLFPQFTNRILGLELDSSGHGGALSFPNRPNSQDHGTGRSNLLVLNTMFNLILRYPGETVRPYVGIGAGWSHGTLLNPNIIGRADKDFETARALGHQYVGGVQIAVTPKVFVFGEYRYFSANYHWDGLAVDFRTHYGLIGAGLRF encoded by the coding sequence ATGTGGCTTGTTGCCTGCGCCGCCGGACTACTTCTCCTCCTCGGTTTCCCGCCGACGGGTCTGACCGCCGAATTCGGTGACATCGAGCTTTCCGCTTACGCGCTCGGCAGTTGGCCGCGGGATAACGGGATCTTCAACCAAGGTTCGACCGTCGACGTTTCGATCAAGCAGGGCTTCGGGGCCGGGCTGAAAGCGGGGCTGTTCCCGCAATTCACCAATCGTATCCTGGGGCTTGAACTCGATTCTTCCGGCCATGGCGGCGCCTTATCGTTTCCCAACCGGCCGAACAGTCAGGATCACGGCACGGGCCGCTCCAATCTCTTGGTCCTCAATACGATGTTCAATTTGATTCTCCGGTATCCTGGAGAGACGGTCCGGCCGTATGTGGGGATCGGCGCCGGCTGGTCTCACGGCACGTTGCTCAACCCCAATATCATCGGCCGCGCCGACAAGGATTTCGAAACCGCGCGGGCCCTGGGGCATCAATATGTGGGAGGGGTGCAAATCGCGGTTACCCCGAAAGTCTTTGTCTTCGGCGAATACCGGTACTTCTCGGCCAACTATCACTGGGATGGGTTAGCGGTGGACTTCCGTACGCACTATGGGTTGATCGGCGCCGGTCTTCGGTTCTGA